One genomic segment of Pseudomonadota bacterium includes these proteins:
- the rfbG gene encoding CDP-glucose 4,6-dehydratase: MSPGKIGESYRGRRVLVTGHTGFKGSWLALWLRQLGAEVAGFSVDVPTQPANFEILGLEKHLRHYSGDIRDRPALAGAIDDFRPEIIFHLAAQALVQRSYIDPASTFEVNAMGMVNLLEQVRQRPWIETAVLITSDKAYRNDEWCWGYRETDALGGHDPYSGSKSCAELVAHSYFHSYLRQSPTRVATTRAGNVIGGGDWALDRIVPDCIRAWTRGESVQVRSPRATRPWQHVLEPLSGYLLLGARLLASQARLNGEAFNFGPDSNVNQTVGELIDAMATRWPGVCWHVPEGMAQNGHEANLLKLSCDKALFHLNWRAALQFHETVAFTVDWYRNWHEDKVSMVEFADAQIQAYTALARERGIAWAA; encoded by the coding sequence GTGAGCCCTGGAAAAATCGGCGAGAGCTACCGCGGCCGCCGTGTACTGGTCACCGGACACACGGGCTTCAAGGGCTCGTGGCTGGCCCTGTGGCTGCGGCAGCTGGGGGCGGAAGTCGCGGGATTTTCGGTGGATGTGCCCACGCAGCCGGCGAATTTCGAGATCCTCGGTCTCGAGAAACACCTGCGCCATTACAGCGGCGACATTCGCGATCGCCCCGCGCTCGCAGGTGCGATCGATGACTTCCGCCCCGAAATAATCTTTCATCTCGCCGCCCAGGCGCTGGTGCAGCGTTCCTACATCGACCCGGCGAGCACCTTCGAAGTCAATGCAATGGGCATGGTCAACTTGCTGGAGCAAGTGCGCCAACGGCCGTGGATCGAAACCGCGGTGCTGATCACCAGTGACAAGGCGTACCGGAACGACGAATGGTGTTGGGGATATCGCGAGACCGACGCGCTCGGGGGTCACGATCCATACAGTGGCTCAAAGAGTTGCGCCGAACTCGTGGCGCATTCCTATTTCCATTCTTATCTGCGGCAGTCGCCCACCCGCGTTGCGACGACGCGCGCAGGCAACGTCATCGGCGGCGGCGACTGGGCGCTCGACCGCATCGTGCCGGATTGCATTCGCGCCTGGACTCGCGGCGAGTCGGTGCAGGTGCGCAGCCCCCGCGCAACGCGGCCGTGGCAACACGTGCTCGAGCCGCTCAGCGGCTATCTACTCCTGGGCGCGCGCCTGCTTGCCTCACAGGCCAGACTCAACGGCGAGGCTTTCAATTTCGGCCCGGATTCCAACGTGAACCAGACGGTGGGTGAACTCATCGATGCGATGGCGACCCGCTGGCCCGGCGTTTGCTGGCATGTGCCCGAGGGCATGGCGCAGAACGGGCACGAAGCCAATCTGCTCAAGCTCTCCTGCGACAAAGCGCTGTTCCACCTCAACTGGCGGGCGGCGTTGCAGTTTCACGAGACCGTCGCTTTCACGGTCGATTGGTATCGCAACTGGCACGAAGACAAGGTTTCGATGGTCGAGTTCGCGGACGCGCAGATCCAGGCGTACACGGCGCTTGCGCGCGAACGCGGGATCGCCTGGGCGGCATGA
- the rfbF gene encoding glucose-1-phosphate cytidylyltransferase yields MKVVILCGGLGTRLSEETQIRPKPMVEVGGRPILWHIMRAYGRHELREFVLALGYKGEVIKDYFLNYHPRQSDITVHLKSGAVEYSNPTVEDWSVSLADTGASTQTGGRLLRLKDKLAPHGPFMLTYGDGVSDVDLTALLKFHRSHGRLATVTAVRPPARFGDLRVESGRVTNFAEKPQTGEGWINGGFFVFEPKVFDYIANDETILERAPLENLARDSQLMAFHHSGYWQSMDTLRDKTALEALWATGNPPWLT; encoded by the coding sequence ATGAAGGTAGTCATTTTGTGTGGCGGTTTGGGCACGCGTCTCAGCGAAGAAACCCAGATCAGACCTAAACCAATGGTCGAAGTTGGCGGGCGTCCCATCCTCTGGCACATCATGCGCGCCTATGGCCGGCACGAGCTCCGCGAATTCGTGCTTGCGCTCGGTTACAAAGGCGAGGTTATCAAGGACTATTTCCTCAACTATCACCCGCGGCAAAGTGACATCACCGTGCATCTCAAGAGTGGTGCGGTGGAGTATTCCAATCCCACCGTCGAGGATTGGAGCGTGAGCCTTGCGGATACCGGCGCATCCACGCAGACCGGCGGTCGGCTGCTGCGCCTCAAGGACAAGCTGGCCCCGCACGGTCCGTTCATGTTGACCTACGGCGACGGAGTTTCCGACGTCGATCTGACAGCGCTGCTCAAGTTCCACCGGTCGCATGGCAGGCTCGCCACTGTCACGGCGGTGCGGCCGCCCGCGCGCTTCGGCGACCTGCGCGTTGAGTCTGGTCGGGTCACGAATTTTGCCGAGAAACCTCAGACCGGCGAAGGCTGGATCAACGGCGGTTTCTTCGTGTTCGAGCCAAAGGTGTTCGACTACATCGCGAACGACGAAACGATCCTTGAGCGCGCGCCCCTCGAGAATCTGGCGCGGGATTCGCAGCTCATGGCTTTCCATCATTCGGGATACTGGCAATCGATGGACACTCTGCGTGACAAGACTGCGCTTGAAGCGCTCTGGGCCACGGGAAACCCGCCGTGGCTGACGTGA
- a CDS encoding class I SAM-dependent methyltransferase, whose product MSSSGNIEYTSPNIEAFYRSHRIRWDQFYQSERVVFEQIGLGAGSAVLDIGCGCGGLGLALREKFGVTNYTGVEINKQAADTARSVYPLGRFIAADILAPPSGLLGEGSFDMVASLGCIDWNLEFESMLRAAWRYVKPGGYFLSSYRLTTGPGINDMTRSFQHINFDGKKEGETAPYVVLNAGELVAMLKALDPSLLRGFGYAGPPSASAVTPFEEVVFCVIAAQKRAGETAPTALALDLPASVLAVL is encoded by the coding sequence ATGAGCAGTTCAGGCAACATCGAGTACACCTCGCCGAATATCGAAGCGTTCTATCGCTCGCACCGCATTCGTTGGGACCAGTTCTACCAATCCGAGCGCGTGGTCTTCGAACAGATCGGGCTCGGCGCCGGCAGTGCCGTGCTCGATATCGGTTGTGGCTGCGGCGGGCTTGGGCTCGCTTTGCGCGAGAAATTCGGCGTCACGAACTACACCGGCGTGGAGATCAACAAGCAGGCCGCGGACACCGCGCGAAGCGTATACCCGCTGGGCCGGTTCATCGCGGCGGACATACTCGCACCACCGTCGGGATTGCTCGGGGAGGGATCCTTCGACATGGTGGCGTCGCTGGGTTGCATCGACTGGAATCTGGAGTTCGAGTCCATGCTGCGCGCCGCGTGGCGCTACGTGAAACCGGGTGGTTACTTCCTGTCCAGCTATCGTCTAACCACCGGGCCGGGCATCAACGACATGACCCGCTCTTTCCAGCACATCAATTTCGACGGCAAGAAAGAGGGTGAGACTGCGCCCTATGTAGTACTCAATGCGGGCGAACTGGTGGCGATGTTGAAGGCGCTCGATCCGTCGCTGCTGCGTGGCTTCGGCTACGCAGGTCCGCCGAGCGCATCGGCGGTTACCCCATTCGAAGAAGTCGTTTTCTGCGTCATCGCGGCGCAGAAGCGTGCTGGCGAAACCGCGCCCACGGCGCTCGCCCTCGATCTGCCTGCTTCCGTGCTGGCCGTCCTCTAG
- a CDS encoding Gfo/Idh/MocA family oxidoreductase, with amino-acid sequence MEKILNVAVLGCGRVAGHHVKAVQHHPHLKLVAICDIKVDRMVSMPGAGSAPRYINYHEMFRQHPEIDIVAVVTPSGMHFEHALDAVERYKKSVVVEKPVVMRLAQGDQLTAAAKASGTYVFPVHQYRFNRCVQRIRRAVQDGELGNIVLATVRQRWCRPQPYYDRDAWRGTFALDGGCTTNQGIHHLDMVRFLAGEVRRVNAVMKTFNVNVEVEDCLVATLEFENGALGVLEITTAARPRDYESSVSIIGTKGTAMLGGWATDKLLTFSPCPEDEATFSDTFPDAYGFGHNDIYAGAYDTITGRGRPAVEFSDALKTMEFLHAVYLSAEVGTWVEVAKRAESARLGRPDEKLAALYRTPLAKVG; translated from the coding sequence ATGGAAAAGATCTTGAATGTCGCTGTCCTTGGATGCGGTCGCGTGGCTGGGCACCACGTCAAGGCCGTCCAACATCATCCGCATCTCAAGTTGGTCGCGATCTGCGATATCAAGGTAGACCGAATGGTGAGCATGCCGGGCGCGGGCTCTGCACCTCGTTACATCAACTACCACGAGATGTTTCGGCAGCATCCGGAAATCGACATCGTCGCCGTGGTCACGCCCAGCGGCATGCATTTCGAGCATGCGCTCGATGCGGTCGAGCGCTACAAGAAGAGTGTGGTCGTGGAAAAACCCGTGGTCATGCGCCTCGCGCAAGGTGATCAGTTGACCGCGGCTGCAAAGGCTTCCGGTACATATGTCTTCCCGGTGCATCAGTACCGTTTCAATCGCTGCGTGCAGCGCATACGCCGCGCGGTGCAGGACGGCGAACTTGGAAACATCGTTCTGGCCACGGTGCGACAGCGCTGGTGTCGTCCGCAGCCGTATTACGATCGTGACGCTTGGCGCGGCACGTTCGCGCTCGACGGTGGTTGCACCACCAACCAGGGAATCCACCATTTGGACATGGTGCGTTTCCTCGCCGGTGAAGTGCGCCGGGTAAACGCCGTGATGAAGACCTTCAACGTGAACGTCGAAGTCGAAGATTGCCTCGTGGCGACGCTCGAATTCGAGAACGGCGCACTCGGCGTGCTCGAGATCACCACCGCGGCGCGGCCGCGAGACTATGAGTCGTCGGTGTCGATCATCGGCACGAAGGGAACGGCCATGCTGGGCGGATGGGCCACCGACAAACTGCTGACGTTCTCGCCGTGTCCCGAAGACGAGGCGACTTTCAGCGACACGTTTCCGGACGCATATGGTTTCGGCCACAACGACATCTACGCTGGCGCCTACGATACCATCACCGGTCGCGGCCGCCCGGCCGTGGAGTTCAGCGATGCGCTGAAGACCATGGAGTTTTTGCACGCCGTCTATCTATCGGCTGAAGTCGGCACATGGGTGGAGGTCGCGAAACGGGCCGAATCCGCGCGGCTCGGGCGTCCCGATGAGAAACTGGCCGCTCTTTATCGCACGCCGCTCGCGAAGGTGGGTTGA
- a CDS encoding aminotransferase class I/II-fold pyridoxal phosphate-dependent enzyme, producing the protein MNRPIKASERLSRVKRLFDPYHDRRNYVRLDRNEDPVGWSTEHFEAFRASLTRYDFAAYADSNDFIAKVAKWCGVTPESILVTAGSDGAMKTLFETYVDEGDLIVMQDPSWRMYEVYNMIYKTRVAMVPYGPNLEFDTAKVLEHMRREFVRMVVLANPNQPTGTVIPDAEIEAIIAEGAERGTIVIMDEAYHLFTANTAVGWVNKYPNLFVVRTFSKAFGLAGLRLGYCVSNPERIRESSLLRPITDSNSIALKCGEYALDHLDWVKQRLADYNAGRDFLYRSMHDAGLETFPSHTNFVHVRCKSADDCRTAIAAARERGYLLKGPWMQVPLTNCLRISTGPLDLMQRFWNDCAEIIKSAAKRR; encoded by the coding sequence ATGAATCGACCGATCAAGGCCAGCGAACGTCTGTCGCGAGTCAAGCGCCTATTCGACCCTTACCACGACCGACGCAATTACGTGCGCCTCGACCGCAATGAAGATCCGGTGGGCTGGAGCACCGAACACTTCGAGGCTTTTCGCGCGTCGCTCACGCGTTACGACTTCGCCGCCTACGCGGATTCGAACGATTTTATTGCCAAAGTCGCGAAATGGTGCGGAGTCACGCCAGAGTCGATTCTCGTGACCGCCGGCTCGGACGGTGCCATGAAGACTCTGTTCGAGACCTATGTCGACGAAGGCGATCTGATCGTCATGCAGGACCCGAGTTGGCGCATGTACGAGGTCTACAACATGATCTACAAAACCCGTGTGGCCATGGTGCCGTACGGTCCCAATCTCGAGTTCGACACCGCCAAGGTTCTCGAGCACATGCGCCGTGAGTTTGTGCGCATGGTGGTGCTGGCAAATCCGAACCAACCAACCGGCACGGTCATACCGGATGCCGAGATCGAGGCCATCATTGCCGAAGGCGCAGAGCGCGGCACTATTGTGATCATGGATGAGGCCTATCATCTGTTTACGGCGAACACCGCAGTAGGCTGGGTGAACAAGTATCCAAACCTGTTCGTGGTGCGCACGTTCTCCAAGGCCTTCGGACTCGCGGGGTTGCGGCTTGGTTATTGCGTTTCCAACCCCGAACGCATTCGCGAGAGTTCGCTGTTGCGGCCGATCACCGACAGCAACAGCATCGCGCTCAAATGCGGCGAATACGCGCTCGACCATCTCGACTGGGTGAAACAACGCCTTGCCGATTACAACGCGGGCCGCGATTTCCTGTACCGGTCCATGCACGACGCAGGTCTCGAGACATTTCCGTCGCACACCAATTTCGTGCACGTGCGTTGCAAGTCCGCCGACGACTGTCGCACGGCGATTGCTGCCGCGCGCGAGCGTGGCTATTTGCTCAAAGGTCCCTGGATGCAGGTTCCGCTTACTAACTGCCTGCGCATCAGCACGGGTCCGCTCGATCTCATGCAGCGTTTCTGGAACGATTGCGCCGAGATCATCAAGTCCGCCGCCAAGAGACGCTGA